A part of Solea solea chromosome 8, fSolSol10.1, whole genome shotgun sequence genomic DNA contains:
- the LOC131464576 gene encoding hyaluronan and proteoglycan link protein 1-like encodes MTGLLCITIIAVALAGGAYSFVTPPPFAHFTVKVFADLGANVTMPCMLMSKDHSLSDAGVRVKWTKVADDEALNEDVILSMGVHKKTYGNFENRVFLEEKGDHEDASLTILDVSMADMGKYLCEITNGMTDTVQEVTLEVLGDFTAGVVFPYHPEEGRYSMDYDTAVQACLDQGAVVASPEQLSEAWEAGLDWCNAGWLNDGSVQYPIKNPRAPCGGSNNGPGLRNYGQMDKNKTYDVYCYTAAPKGSFYWLTQPEHLTFDEAVQACLDDGAEIAMVSHIFAAWKLEGYDRCDSGWLADGSVRYPISRPRKNCSPTEAAVRSVGFPDKTQKSYGVYCFKSQQ; translated from the exons ATGACCGGTCTGCTGTGCATCACAATCATCGCCGTGGCCCTGGCTGGCGGTGCATACAGTTTTGTGACTCCCCCTCCCTTCGCCCATTTCACAG TTAAGGTTTTCGCCGACCTGGGCGCCAACGTCACCATGCCCTGCATGCTCATGTCCAAAGACCACTCGCTGTCCGACGCCGGCGTCCGCGTCAAGTGGACGAAGGTGGCCGACGACGAGGCGCTGAACGAGGATGTGATCCTCTCGATGGGAGTGCACAAGAAGACGTACGGAAACTTCGAGAACCGCGTCTTCCTGGAGGAGAAGGGCGACCACGAGGACGCCTCCCTGACGATACTCGACGTCTCCATGGCCGACATGGGCAAATACCTGTGTGAGATCACCAACGGGATGACGGACACCGTTCAGGAGGTCACACTAGAGGTGCTCGGCGATTTCACTGCTG GTGTCGTCTTTCCGTACCACCCAGAAGAAGGCCGCTACAGCATGGACTACGACACTGCCGTGCAGGCCTGCCTGGACCAGGGCGCCGTGGTCGCCTCCCCCGAGCAGCTGTCCGAGGCCTGGGAAGCGGGTCTGGATTGGTGCAACGCTGGCTGGCTGAACGACGGCTCGGTGCAGTATCCCATCAAGAACCCCCGAGCACCTTGCGGCGGCTCCAACAACGGGCCCGGCCTCAGAAATTATGGCCAgatggacaaaaataaaacctacGACGTGTACTGCTACACCGCTGCACCCAAGG GGAGTTTCTACTGGTTGACCCAACCCGAGCACCTGACCTTCGACGAGGCCGTGCAGGCCTGCTTAGACGACGGCGCCGAGATCGCCATGGTGAGCCACATCTTCGCCGCCTGGAAGCTCGAGGGCTACGACCGCTGCGACTCCGGCTGGTTGGCCGACGGAAGCGTCCGTTACCCGATCTCCAGGCCCCGCAAGAACTGCAGCCCCACGGAAGCCGCGGTGCGCTCGGTCGGCTTCCCGGATAAGACCCAGAAGTCTTACGGGGTCTACTGCTTCAAGTCCCAGCAGTGA